GAGACTGGCAGAAGCAGATAGGGGGCACCATGGACGTTACGAATGCGAATCATGTTTGATATCCTTCTTCACGCCACCGTCACCCCCTCTGAAACAACATGCGATCCACTCTCATCAGACGTTTCCACGTTCTGGTAAATCGATGGTCAATCCATCATAGCCAATGAGAATGTGCCCGGCCAGGGTCTTGTCATGCTCCATCAGCCACAGGTCCAGTTCATGGCTCAAATGGATGAAGATCGCCTTCCGGGCTCCGATGACGTCCACGCATTCCAGGGCGCGTTTCACATCGTTGTGATTGCGCGGTGGTCTTTCCTGGGGTGGATAACAACAGTCAAGGACTATGCAATCAGGCCGCCACTGCTTCAGAAACTTCGTGCTGTCGGGCGGCAGGCCGATGGTGTCGCAAAGATACGCAATCCTTGCACCGCCTGCTTCTAGGCAGTAGCCGAAGGTTATTTTGGAATGAATCATCGGCACAGGGGTAACCGTCACGTCACCCATCAGAGTCGGTTCGAATTTCTGTAACCAGTGAAACCTCAGCAATCCGCTGTTTTTATACAGATCGGCACAACCTTCCGGGTCGGGAGGGGACCAGACATCAATCTGCTTCCCCATGCCCCATCGGAGGTGAAACAGACCCTGAACATGATCGGGATGATAGTGGGTGAGCAGGATCGATGATAGCGTCCCCGCAGGGAAACGTTCGGCAAGATCGGTCAATCCCGCGTCGATCAAGAGTCGTGTTCCGCCTGTTTCAACAAGCGCCGTGCTTGGCCGCCGAATGAAACGCGGATCGAGCCTTGCCCGTTCACAGGCCGGACAATGGCAGCCATAAAGCGGCACACCGCCGGCGTCGCCCGTTCCCAGCAAGACTAAACGCAAACCATCGGTGTTGTTCCGTGTCTTCGGCTCATCCAAGGTGTCATGTCCTGGATCAATTTCCCCGGATGTTGGATGAATGTCTGAGTTCAGTGTGCTCATGAACAAATACACATGTCGGACTGTAAACAGTCATTCACGGAATAATGCAGGATGAGACCAATCAACGTATCACCACCTTCGTGAAGCTGTCCGTCGTTATTGACCTTGAGACAGCCCACGAAGGCGTCTGCAAAAACCTGGTGACGCTGCAATCGTTTTTCGACCTGTTCTCTGGTCTCGCGGCCCCGGCTCAGGAGCCGTTCCCGGAGCACGTCCGGGGAAACCTCGATCAAGAGCGGCACCACATCTCCATAGCGACTGACCACGTGGGGCAGATATTCGCGTGAACCGTTCACGATTACGGTCGCGCCGTTTGCCAGCCACTGGTTGATTTCGATGCCGATCCCGTAATGATGGCCGTGGCTCTGCCAATGAAGCGCGAATAGCCCGGCCGCCGCGCGCGAGGCGAATTCGTCCGGGGAGAGCGACACATGGTTCTCTCCTCCGGCGTCCGCAGGACGAGTGATATAGCGATGGGCGAAAACGATATTGGGGTGCCTGGCAAGTTTTTCCCGGGCGTAACGCATCAGGCTGTCTTTACCGCTTCCCGATGCCCCCATGACGTACATGAGTCGGTTTTTCATTGCAGCCCCTCACGCATGATCAAAATACGCTGAGAGTATGGAGGTACCTCCCACCCAGACTTTTTCCGCCTGCGGCAGAGAGCCGAGCATCTTTACGACAACAAGATCCGCGCGCTTGCCAATCGCTATCTCTCCGCGATCAGCCAGGCCTGCGGCGCGCGCAGGATTGACGGTCACCATGGCCACTGCCTGGCAGAGGGAAATATCCGTAAGGGCTGGAAGACGCATGATGGATGGCAGCAACGCCGCTGGGGAATAGTCGCCGCAGAGGCAGTCGGCCACCCCACTCTCGACCACGTCGAGAGCCCGCATGTTGCCCGACTGGGATTTTCCGCGCAGGATATTGGGCGCTCCGAAAAGGGTGGAGAGACCCTTTTCGCGAGCTGCGCGGGCGGTTTCCAGATTGATCGGGAACTCGGAAATGACCGCGCCCAGCCCCTGTACAGTGGTGACCTTGTCCGGCGAGTCGTCGTCATGGCTGGCGATGGACACATTATGCTTCCGTGCCTGCTCGGCCAGGGCCTTCATGCGCTCCATGGCTCCCTGCGCGGCCGCCAGTTTGCGTGTCATGATGGAGTCAAGCGAGTCCTCGTCGGTCTTGTAGGTGCGGGCGAGGTAATCGCGGTAGGTCTCCACGTCGCGGAACTGGCCTTGACCGGGGCTGTGATCCATGAAGGACATCATGTGGGCATCGCCGTTTTCGATGAGTTCAGACAAAACCGGGGGTGCGGTGTCATCGGTGACCTCATAGCGGACATGCACCCGATTATCGACAAGGGCATGGAGTTGCCAGGCTTGAACGGCGCGGGCGATCTCTGCGGCGAAGACGTTGTTGCGCACTCCCAATTCATGATTGGCAAAAGACAGGGCGTGAAATACCGTCGTAATACCGGCCACGGCGTTGCGTTTGTCCGCTTGGGCGCAGGCAAAATCGAGGGGAAAGTGCACGTTTGGCCTTGGTTCGATTTCCTTTTCCAGCGCGTCGCAATGCAGGTCGATCATGCCGGGGATAAGAAGCCTCCCGGAAAGATCGATAATTTCGGTATTTCTCGTATCATCCGGATCAAGGGCGGCAATGCGGCCGTCCTCTATTAAAACGGCGATGTCGTCACGCACTTCGGTTGGGAAAACCACCCGGGCATGGATCAGCAAAGTTCGCTTCATTGTATATTTCCCTCTGTTGTATGAAATTCCGCCCCTTGAGGCGTCAGTTCAACGACCCGGTCCGCGAGTCGGCGGACCAGTTCGGGGTGGTGGAAAACGGCCAGCATGGCGACTCCCTTGGCCTTGATGGCTGAAAGAAGATCGATGACGCGTTCGGTGGTCGCCGGATCAAGACTTGCCGTGGGTTCGTCAAGCAAGAGCAGACGCGGTCTTGAAATGAGCCCGCGCGCCAGGTTGACCCGTTGCTTTTCTCCTCCGGAGAATGTGGCGGGCGGCACATGCCAGAGGCGCTCCGGGACATTGAGAAGACGCAGAATATCGGCGGCGGCGTCACGGGCCGCTGCTTTTTTCTCGCCTCGAACGACCAGCGGCTCCCCGACCACATCCAAAGTGGCCTTTCGCGGCAGACAGTGGAGGAACTGGGTCACAAACCCGATATCACGCTTCCTCAGCTCCAGTATCCGGTGATCCGACGCCTGCGCCAGATCGGTGGTATGCCCGTCCTCGGCGTGATAGAGGATGCGGCCGTCGCGCGGAAGATAGGTGCGATAGACGCATTTCAGAACGGATGATTTCCCGCAGCCGGTCGGCCCCACCAGGGCCGTCATCTCCTTGTCGCAAACCGTCAGGTCGACCTCGGCGCAGGAAGGAATGAACGTTTTCTGCTCGTGCAGGAAAAATCGCTTGTTTAATTTTTCAACTGTCAAAATCGGTGTGTTCACCATGGTGCTCCTTATAATGCGGACGCTATAAGCTGCTGGGTATAGGCGTGCTGGGGGTCTTCAAGTATCTGGTCCGTCAACCCTGCCTCGATGATTCGTCCGTTTTTCATGACGATTGTACGAGTCGCCAGCAAGCGTATGACTCCAAGATCATGGGTCACCGCGATCATTGCCGTGCCGAGTTCCTGTTGGATTTCCAGAATGAGGTCGAGAATCCTGGCCTGGACCGACAGGTCGAGGCCGGTGGTTACTTCATCCAGAAAGAGGACAGGGGGGCTTGTGGACAACGCCTTGGCGATCTGAACCCGTTGTTGCATGCCGCCGGAAAACTTTTTCGGGGATTCATCCATCCGTTCGGGCATGACCTCGGTGCGGGTCAGCAGATCGCGAGCCCGCTCGCGAATTTGGCCGTAATGGGCAAGATCGCTCATGAGAAGCCGCTCGGCGATGTTGCCGCCCGCTGAAAAATTGAAATTAAGTCCAAGATGGGGGTTTTGATAGACGATGCCGAAACGATGATTGCGCAGCCACCTCTGCTCGGCGGCGTTTACGCTGAACAGGTCCCACTGGCGTTCGTCATCAAAAAAAACGGCCTCACCAAGTGATGGCTCTTCATCGAAAAAAAGCATTTTCACGATGGTTGATTTGCCGCTGCCTGATTCGCCCATGATGCCGAAAATTTCTCCGGCATGCAGATCAAAACTTATATTGGCGGCGGCCACAACGGAGCCGCAGTGGGAGCAGATGTTGCTGCCCGCGTCCGGCCCGGTGCTTTCAAGGCAGCGAGGGCACCCGGAGCCGTGAATCTTGCCAAGGTTTTTTACTCCAAGATTTTTTTTCATCGCGAAGCCTCATTTACGGCACTGTGTTGCGTGGACAACCGCTGATGGCAGTAATCCGAGTCGGAGCATTGATAGATCCGCTCGCCGTCATTGTTGGTGAATTCATCCAGAAAAGAATCCGTCGCGCCGCAACGGTGGCAGGATCGCCGCCGCCCCTGTGCGTCGGAAAAGTCCTCCGTCCTGAACGGTACGTCCTCAAAGACCAGGGGTTCCGCGTTGGTATAGGGCGGCACCGCGTATATCTTTTTTTCACGACCGGCCCCGAACAGAATCAGCGCGGGCGACTGGTGAAGCTTCGGTACATCGAACCGGGGAATAGGGCTGGGATCAAGCACGTAATGCCCGTTGATGCGCGTGGGATAGCGGTGCGAGATGGTGATTTCGTCGAAATGGACGATGTCCTCATAAAGTTTGGTCAGCAGCCGCGAATAATCTCCCTCGCCGTGCATGATCTTGCGCCGTGCTTCCGAAGGCTCGACAACGACCAGCGGATCTGGATATGGCACCTGCAACACCAGGGTTTGCGCACTCGTCATCCGCATTTCGGGGAAGCGGTGACGTGATTGAATGAGGGTCGCATCCTGTGTACGTTCCGTGGTGTCCACGCCAGGGCAGGTCAACTCGATAAAATGGCGCAGATTGACCGCGTTCACCGAATCATCCGCTCCCTGGTCGATGACTTTCAGGGTGTCGCCCCGACCGATAAGACTCAGGGTCAGTTGCAGGCCACCCGTGCCGAAACCACGTCCCATCGGCATTTCACGGGAGGCGTAGGGGGTCTGATATCCGGGGATGCAGATGGCCTTGAGAATGTTGCGTCTCACTTCCCGCTTTGCGTATTCATCCAGGAAACCGAAGCTGTATCCCGCTTCGTCCTGCGGCAATTCATAATATGGGTTCATTTTTCGTTTCCTTGTTTTTGCTCCGCTTTCGCTTGTGTCGTGCGCAACCGATCCATGTCCGACTGGAACGTCACGTAATGCGGCATCTTGTAATGATTGGCGAAACCCATGGAATCAACGCCATCGATATGCAGGACAACAAACTCCGGATCTTCGGACGGATTCGCCGGACCTTCCTTCATCCCTTTTTGCAGGGCGCGATCCAATATCGCCATGCTGATCGCCTTGGTTTCGTTGTGTCCGAAGCATGCTCCGTAGCCGAGCGTGAACACCGGCTTGCTCTTGTTGTCGCTGTTTTCGTACATGGCAACCACCTCGCATTCCGTGATGAGCACTTCCCCGGCCTCAATCTCTTCTCCGGTTATTGGATGGGGCAGGAAAACCGGGAGGTAGCCCACGCGCAGCTCGGCGATGGTCGGATGGACATCGCCATAGCCGCGCATGTTGGAATAGGCCAGGGCCAGCAGGGAGCCGGTCTCCGCCCTCGCCATGCTCGCCAGAATGGCCGAGCGGGGAATGGGGAAAATGAGCGGTTCCCGTGTGATATCGAAGGGCTCGATGGCGCGGGCGGGGTCCTGGGGCAGCAGACCCTCGTTTCGCAACGCATCCACAACCTTGGAAAAGGTTTCGGGCAGGGCGCTGGTCGGGGTTTCGCCCATGAATTTGGCGGCGATTCCGCGAAAAATATCGGGAGCTTCGTCCGCCAGATCGATGCGCATGAGCCGTAGCGCGTAATCAAAGGTCGCACCCAGCATCTGTCCGCCGGGTATATCCTTGAACGCGCTGGAAATGCGGCGTATGACGCGCATGCGATTGGTTTCCTGTACCGGAGTGGCCAGCAGACGTGGCTTGGTGGAGCGGTAGGCGCGCAGGGCAAAGGCCGCCTCAAGGGTATCTCCCTGCATCTGTTTAATCGCCAGGGCGGCAAGGCGCGGATGATACAGCCCGCCTTCGGAAACGATGCGGGACGTGAGCAGACGCAGTTGATTCTCGATGGCGGACAGGGAAAGAGGAACGCCTTGTTCCCCTTCGGCGGTGCGCAGTGCTTCCATCGCTTCCAATGAACCCTTGATGGCGATGCCGCCCCCTTTGATTGCTACATATCCCATGACTGTCCTTCCTTTATCGTGATCCGCGTGGTACGGGGGATGGCGATGACACTTGCCGCATCAAAGAGAATCATGTCCACGCCCAGCGGAAACGCTCCGTTCCACCCGCTTCGTTTGCTCATCCATTCCGGGTTGAGCCCCGAGCAGGCGACTTCATTCTCGGACTGAATCCCGGGGCCTCGCATGATCAGGGATTCGCCCCGGCCGATGTGGGTAACGCCCAGGATGACGGTCGCTCCCATCTCGGGGCATTCTAGAGAACCAAGAGCGGGGGAAAACTTCGGGGCGACATCGCCGCGAGCGACAATGAATCTCGCCTTTTCCGGTGCTTCCTTGATTGTTTCGAGTTTCGGCCAGTCCTGGTCGTCAATCAAATAATGCGGATCGGCGACGGTTACTTCTCCATCGGTCAGAGTCGCCAGAATCAGGCGCAGTACCATGTTGTCATGGCCTTGACCCTCCGGCAGCATCGTTTCAAGCGAGCCGGGGAAGGCGAAGGCGTTCATCAGTTGGCGAAAAGCCTTTTGCTGTATGGCTGGTTCCCATACGGATGATTGTGGTTTGCAGATTGGTTGAATCTTCATATCTCATCGTCCTCAGCGGTTTCTTCCAGCAGAGCGAAGTCCACGCGGGTGCGGTCAAGGATCACACGACGCGAAGCTTCGCTACGCGCGAGTCGAAGCGCGCCTTCCTCAAGTAAATGCTCGATGGTTTCGTGTCCGTTCAATCGGTTGGCGAGCATGGCGTCCAAAATGGCGACGTCTCTCGCCAGGCTCGCCCGGTCGTCAAGAATCTGGGCCGCGCCCGCGCCCTTTTTGCCGTTTTTATCGATGACCGTGACCTGGGCGCGGGACAGCGGAGTTTCCCCGATGTAATAGGGTTCCGCCAACGCCCCGTCGCGCAATTGCAGGAGCGCCAGACCCGACTGG
This portion of the bacterium genome encodes:
- the phnP gene encoding phosphonate metabolism protein PhnP, yielding MRLVLLGTGDAGGVPLYGCHCPACERARLDPRFIRRPSTALVETGGTRLLIDAGLTDLAERFPAGTLSSILLTHYHPDHVQGLFHLRWGMGKQIDVWSPPDPEGCADLYKNSGLLRFHWLQKFEPTLMGDVTVTPVPMIHSKITFGYCLEAGGARIAYLCDTIGLPPDSTKFLKQWRPDCIVLDCCYPPQERPPRNHNDVKRALECVDVIGARKAIFIHLSHELDLWLMEHDKTLAGHILIGYDGLTIDLPERGNV
- the phnN gene encoding phosphonate metabolism protein/1,5-bisphosphokinase (PRPP-forming) PhnN, translating into MKNRLMYVMGASGSGKDSLMRYAREKLARHPNIVFAHRYITRPADAGGENHVSLSPDEFASRAAAGLFALHWQSHGHHYGIGIEINQWLANGATVIVNGSREYLPHVVSRYGDVVPLLIEVSPDVLRERLLSRGRETREQVEKRLQRHQVFADAFVGCLKVNNDGQLHEGGDTLIGLILHYSVNDCLQSDMCICS
- a CDS encoding alpha-D-ribose 1-methylphosphonate 5-triphosphate diphosphatase — its product is MKRTLLIHARVVFPTEVRDDIAVLIEDGRIAALDPDDTRNTEIIDLSGRLLIPGMIDLHCDALEKEIEPRPNVHFPLDFACAQADKRNAVAGITTVFHALSFANHELGVRNNVFAAEIARAVQAWQLHALVDNRVHVRYEVTDDTAPPVLSELIENGDAHMMSFMDHSPGQGQFRDVETYRDYLARTYKTDEDSLDSIMTRKLAAAQGAMERMKALAEQARKHNVSIASHDDDSPDKVTTVQGLGAVISEFPINLETARAAREKGLSTLFGAPNILRGKSQSGNMRALDVVESGVADCLCGDYSPAALLPSIMRLPALTDISLCQAVAMVTVNPARAAGLADRGEIAIGKRADLVVVKMLGSLPQAEKVWVGGTSILSAYFDHA
- the phnL gene encoding phosphonate C-P lyase system protein PhnL; the protein is MVNTPILTVEKLNKRFFLHEQKTFIPSCAEVDLTVCDKEMTALVGPTGCGKSSVLKCVYRTYLPRDGRILYHAEDGHTTDLAQASDHRILELRKRDIGFVTQFLHCLPRKATLDVVGEPLVVRGEKKAAARDAAADILRLLNVPERLWHVPPATFSGGEKQRVNLARGLISRPRLLLLDEPTASLDPATTERVIDLLSAIKAKGVAMLAVFHHPELVRRLADRVVELTPQGAEFHTTEGNIQ
- a CDS encoding ATP-binding cassette domain-containing protein; translation: MKKNLGVKNLGKIHGSGCPRCLESTGPDAGSNICSHCGSVVAAANISFDLHAGEIFGIMGESGSGKSTIVKMLFFDEEPSLGEAVFFDDERQWDLFSVNAAEQRWLRNHRFGIVYQNPHLGLNFNFSAGGNIAERLLMSDLAHYGQIRERARDLLTRTEVMPERMDESPKKFSGGMQQRVQIAKALSTSPPVLFLDEVTTGLDLSVQARILDLILEIQQELGTAMIAVTHDLGVIRLLATRTIVMKNGRIIEAGLTDQILEDPQHAYTQQLIASAL
- a CDS encoding alpha-D-ribose 1-methylphosphonate 5-phosphate C-P-lyase PhnJ; the protein is MNPYYELPQDEAGYSFGFLDEYAKREVRRNILKAICIPGYQTPYASREMPMGRGFGTGGLQLTLSLIGRGDTLKVIDQGADDSVNAVNLRHFIELTCPGVDTTERTQDATLIQSRHRFPEMRMTSAQTLVLQVPYPDPLVVVEPSEARRKIMHGEGDYSRLLTKLYEDIVHFDEITISHRYPTRINGHYVLDPSPIPRFDVPKLHQSPALILFGAGREKKIYAVPPYTNAEPLVFEDVPFRTEDFSDAQGRRRSCHRCGATDSFLDEFTNNDGERIYQCSDSDYCHQRLSTQHSAVNEASR
- a CDS encoding carbon-phosphorus lyase complex subunit PhnI, which codes for MGYVAIKGGGIAIKGSLEAMEALRTAEGEQGVPLSLSAIENQLRLLTSRIVSEGGLYHPRLAALAIKQMQGDTLEAAFALRAYRSTKPRLLATPVQETNRMRVIRRISSAFKDIPGGQMLGATFDYALRLMRIDLADEAPDIFRGIAAKFMGETPTSALPETFSKVVDALRNEGLLPQDPARAIEPFDITREPLIFPIPRSAILASMARAETGSLLALAYSNMRGYGDVHPTIAELRVGYLPVFLPHPITGEEIEAGEVLITECEVVAMYENSDNKSKPVFTLGYGACFGHNETKAISMAILDRALQKGMKEGPANPSEDPEFVVLHIDGVDSMGFANHYKMPHYVTFQSDMDRLRTTQAKAEQKQGNEK
- the phnH gene encoding phosphonate C-P lyase system protein PhnH translates to MKIQPICKPQSSVWEPAIQQKAFRQLMNAFAFPGSLETMLPEGQGHDNMVLRLILATLTDGEVTVADPHYLIDDQDWPKLETIKEAPEKARFIVARGDVAPKFSPALGSLECPEMGATVILGVTHIGRGESLIMRGPGIQSENEVACSGLNPEWMSKRSGWNGAFPLGVDMILFDAASVIAIPRTTRITIKEGQSWDM
- the phnG gene encoding phosphonate C-P lyase system protein PhnG, whose translation is MTDSTSYPRRDWPRLFLSLPPQQITEAVRTLTEPCRVDDQALPQSGLALLQLRDGALAEPYYIGETPLSRAQVTVIDKNGKKGAGAAQILDDRASLARDVAILDAMLANRLNGHETIEHLLEEGALRLARSEASRRVILDRTRVDFALLEETAEDDEI